A region of the Montipora foliosa isolate CH-2021 chromosome 8, ASM3666993v2, whole genome shotgun sequence genome:
CTCATATATCTGTGGACGTTTCATGGAGTCCATACCATTCCTGAATTTTTTGGGGTATCATTTATTGAGATCATTTCCAGTCAGGGGATCATTTGCGATCCAATTTGGGGATCATTTCCGGTCCAGGGATCATATCCAGGCCGGGATCATTTGAGTCATGTAGCAACTCTCGTAACGTAAAATTAGTTGGCTCGTtaccctagccaaaaacaaaagactaaacaattgaaaaaatGACTTAGACTTCAACAATAGAAGTTGTTTAccataccaaacaatagcaggttacgagggCTGCTACATTACTGGATCATTTGCGGAACTGTGAAGACCGCCCAGCCGGAAATACATGTGATCTCGAAGTTTTTCTTAAACCAGAAACGGCTATGGACAAAATAAAAGGGTTTTTCTTCGCTGTGAATTGATTGAGTCGTCTCCCGCTCGTGCAGCTTTGATAAAAAAGTTGTTTTCTTGGCtttctaatttcttttttttggaactGAGTTAATCATTCTGACTACACTGACACGAGAGATTCaatgtgaaagtttatttaggatgCGTCAGTCAGTCATCTGATACAATGGATCTAAAACAGTGTACCGCCTAACGAATTACAATGTATCATGTTACAAGAAACGAGAAATTGTggtacgccagatacgaaaaaccactaaaaaaccaccctttagaagtggccaaaaaaaaattgtggaaacgtgttcctcatctaatgcagcagcacatgaccccgaggaaagggtacaACCACATAAGCCTAGACATTATACAATATACAAtgcaaaggaaaaagaaaaaccagaAGAAAAACGAGCAAAGAGGACGACCAACTGACCGAGAATGATTCAAATCTCGTGCCAAAGCCCTAAATACCTCTTGAACAACCCCCACAACCACCCGCGAACCTCAAAATCGTGCCCACTGAATattaatttctgactaattcattcacgccattcaaacgtcagaaattacatttgtcaaaataaatcaTGCCTGGCCAAAAGTTATGTTCGCTCATTTTAGCCAGAGTAAATCTTAAAAATCATTCCATCATTTCTATCGCGTTTGATTATATAGACATGAGAACTCATTTCCCTTGCATACCGTTTCACTTGCCGGACCAACAGCCACTTTTTCCCCGAAGCAAAAAAAGCTCAAAGATTGCAGCCATTCTTCGTAGAGCCTAAACAAAGATGGCTGCCACGACGTCATGCCGAGTTTTTACTATGAATACCTGAGAGACTTTTGACTGTTTTCTAAATAATCACTAATTAAATGATTCTTGCTCTTAAAGCCTCTCTTTGACCAATAAGCAAGGACCGAGTAGTAAGTATTCTCGGTGGACACGAGAGATTTGAAATTATATTCCATTTTATTACGTGGCAATGATAGGAAAATCGTCGACTAATCCATGCGTTATCTTGATTAAGTCACTTATATTATAAAAGGAAACATGACGTTTTGGGTTTTAAATTCCGAGATAGGTCAACAAGTGGGTTAAACTGGCACCCAATCGCAAAGTGAAACACATGGCAACTATACCATAAAGTCTTGGGTAAACCAGACATCTTTGCCGTAACGAGCTTACTCGCATAATGGCACGGTTCCGAGTTTTTGAGTACCACTCAAATGTGACAAGAAAACTTTCAAGGAACCGTGAGGCGTAAATTGGACAATGATTACAAGATGCTATATAATCGACCGTATAAAGCTGAAACTGGGCTTTGTGGGTTACCTGACAAGCCACTTTATCTTCAGTATTACGAAATTGACCTCGACGAGAAAGGCGTGAAGTAAGCCATGGAAGGCCGGATGAGTCGGGGAAAGCCACCAGATGTTCGGCACAAGGTAGCAACTGGAAGCGAGGAATGTCTCTGATTACCGCGAATCTCTCTCGATTCAGTCTTCTCGTTTTGAGGCTCGTTTCTGACCGACTACGACAAAGACAGCTGCATATTGCAAAATAGATTCATTTAGGTCCTTATATGTTTATATTGCCCATAAACTTTCAAAGTCATTTTACAGTTAGTGTGTATTTTGTAACATCCGATTAAAAGATGAACATATAAATCTGATAATTCTTTTAATCCAAATTCATAAAAAAAACACAGGGATTAGCCTGTGACCCTAAATACTATTTTCAGATAAGGGACTTCGGCCTCAAAGTTGTAACCCTGGAGCTACTAGGGATGTAAAGAGAAATGCGGAAATTTCTCTCCGAAGTCGAATTAAATTCTCCTCCTTGTCATCTTTCCAACGAAACCTTGTGGTCGCCATCTCTATTTGCACctatctcgttcccagagcccacgtATACTTTATCCACACAGCCGATGTGCATGCCCTGGTTAAATTATTTTCGGGCTGAAATTCGCCACTCTGCAATCGGCCGTTTTTACACAGTACTGAGCTCCTTTCAATGTAGCTTTCACAAGTTCAATTGCAAAACTAAACCATACGTTGCATGACCTCAGAAGACTCTAAGAttataaaaccaaaatatgttaaacaaaaaacgtttttttccatTTCCCAAAAACTTCAAAGTGGCTTAAAAGCTTCAAGGCCTCGTCCACAGGACGACAACATGcaaaagcaattttttaaaaagagttTGCACGCAAGCGGAAAATTTACTTATTGCTCGTCACCTGCAATTTACAAAAGTTCCCGCTGCTAGCAAGACAAATAAGTTGATCACTGCTAGTCCTCGCAAAATAAACTGACCGAGACCGCGCATGCTTGCAAATGCTCGCAGAGGCCATTCGATACCCCTAAATAATccaaatgataaaaaaaaaaaaaaaaatcaaaagatgGCTCAAAGTTGGTTCTGCAGCCAAGAAGAGTACATGGTATATAACATTGAAGTGAATATGTATATCTAAATGTTCATATCTTACTGATTTACCTCAAAGGATTATTGCTTTGAAGCTGTAATATACTATTAACAtattattttaaattcttttaatCAAACAAggttcaaaaacaacaaaagcacGACTAAACTGTACTGCACTGTTGCACTCTGGAATTCACTGCTTCCACGTGACATGGCAGCAACAAACGGACAAGATTTATTTGCCATCAGTTTCTTAGAATAGTCACCCCAGAATGCCATCCTGGCTGGGTAGTAGTTCACTGCCATACCGAGCGGTTCCTCAATGCGCAGGTATGCTCTGTTGCTGGAGTTAAACCTTTCCCATGATGCACCACGCACGGGCTGGGGTGTGGGGTTCCCATATTTGGCGAAGTTCGTGAACAAAGTTATAATCGTCTCGCTCACGTTTCTATCTGCCTCGTCGTAGGTTTGAAGAACGGTGAGGTTCATGAGTGGAAAACCAAACTGATAAGGCGTATCGTCCTTGTGTTGCACGCCCAGCCAATGAGCTGCGGGGTTGAGTTTTGAAAGGTGCGCAAACTCGTACATGTAAGTCGCTTTCACCTCGCTGTGATAAAGCAGGCTCGAATGCGCAGGCTCAGCTACACATGAGTCAGTGACAGTATCAGCGAAACCTCGTCTGACTTTGTTAACGTCGTTCTCATAAGGCCACGGAGTGTTCATAAAGACAACAGCATCTAACAGAGTTTCTGAGATTTTTGAATCCTCCTTCCAAGTTTGTCCGTACTTGTTGAGTATATACGTGAGCGCTTTCTTCGTCTTGAAACGAATATTCTTAGATGTCACGTTATTTATTAGTgttgagaaaaagaaagaacccTCTTGACTAGTAAAACCCGCCATCATAGTCACGCGATTGAATTTCCCGGATTTTCTGAGTTCCTCAGGTGTGTCTGTGAGAAAGCTTCCATCCACTACAGGTCGCCAAATATTAGCGTTGTTTCCAATCAGCAGTTTACGAGCTTCTACAGATCGAAGACAATCGATGATTTCAGAGCTTTCATCGGTTGAACACCCAAGATTTGAGGCCAGCTTTTTCGTGTGTGAAATCGCGGCTGTTTTGTCGCCGAaggcatacggcgagagctcaCAACCACTCATGGCGATTGCATGGTGGAAGAGATTTTTAGACAGTGGTGACATGATTAGGAGGCCGACGCTAGAACCCCCGGCGCTTTCACCGAATATAGTAACTTTTGACTTGTCGCCTCCAAATGCTTGGATATTTTCCTGCACCCATTTCAGAGCTTCGAGCTGATCTAGCATCCCATAATTTCCAGGTGCCATCGAATCGCCGGTTGTAGCAAAGCCAAGCGGACCTAAGCGATATTGTATTGTAACTAACGCAACACCCCACAAAGGGATGACATCTCCTGGCGATACTGCAGGGGTTCCAATCTCGTACCCACCACCGTGAATATAAACCATGACCGGGTACAGGTCTTCCGCGGAAGTGCTATTGCTGCGCACTGGCGTAAAAACGTTTAGGTAAAGGCAATCTTCGCTTTCAGGGTGCGAAAAATCCCGCCAGAAAAGATAGTCGGGAGGTTGAATGCACATACTCCTGTAAAAGGACGCGTTGTAAACGTCTGGTTTCCAAGCACGCGGTTTCTCAGGAGCCATGAAACGAAGGTGCCCTGTAGGCGACGCTGCGTACGGGATCCCGAGAAATTTGTTTACAGATTTTATGGGCTTGTTGATGTTCGGGAAATGGCGGATGACACCTTGTATTGATCCATATTTCGTATCAACGACAGGCTCAGCTGCTGCAGACTGCACCAGAAAATGACCACCTCTTGTAAACACGCAAGAAATAGTCGCCAAAATGACACTCTCATACCACATCGTGATTAGCAATGATCTCGTCGGTTGATAGCTTAGTGTGAGGATCACAGCACTTGAAAGATCGGTGACTTAATAGAGGAAGTTAGCAGGCAACAAATCCGGGTCGAGCACATTGGTTTTCAATAGGTCAGCGCTCTGCGAATAAATGATCGCAAAAATATGCGTATTTGAGTTCAAGACCTCAAGGGGCGGAGTAATGTTAGCTGAGATCAGAAGAAGCAAAGATGTGGCTGATATACTTAACATTGCGTAAGCCGTAAATTAGGAAAGACGATTGAAGACTTAACGGTTGAATACATTTACGCATCGTTTTGTACGGATATTGCCATAACCTACCTGAAATCCTCAAAATGCGGTCACTTTCTGAGTATTTAGAAAAGGCAGATACAAAAGTTAAGGATTAATGGCAAAAATAGAACATATTTGGGAAAAGGATCAAGATTGCGTCTTGGAGTGAACAGTCTTGTCACGGCCTCTTAATAGAATTTGGAGTTGAAGCGGTGAAAGGATTTTGCCCTTCAGAGTTCCGGAGGCAAATGCAAATTTGGTGATGTTATTGTCTTTAAAAACAGCTTACTGCGGAAAAAAATTCGACGATTATTATTAGCATTTTACGAAACTAATTCTTGAACTTTCATATCTGCAATATCTTTCATCGCTTCAATGCAATTAGTAAATCACTGACAACCAAAGTACTGTGTTAAACAATGGAAGCATGTTTCGATCATCCAAGATgatagtgaaaaaaaaagaagaaaaagctcATTTCCTGTGATGACTACCTAATAAGTCTTTTGGTGCATAAGTCAGTTTTACTtaattacttaataataatCCGCGGTAACATCTCACACCGTGATGTATCTAGTACTGAAATTATGCCTTGGGAAAATAGCTTTCACTGGTTCGTTGTGCATTACAAGGGAAACTAAAGATTCTCCGGAGTAATAAGAGTAAAACTCTAAAACAATCACAATATATAGATTATTCCAGGTTTTATGAGTAATTGGCGCAGTTTTTCTATCGGCTTTGACACGACTGAAATGCGACCGTGTAACTTCAGCGCTTTAAATTAAGCCTGTTTGGAATTTTCTCGCTGTTTAAAAGGCGTTTCTTTTGAAATTGAACAGGCTGCAAAGCGAATATCTTTTCCTTAAAAGTAATGTTCATCGACTAGTTATCTGAGAGTCTCTTCGTTCAATACCCACAATTTGTCCGCTACGCAAAATGTCAAGGAAACAGGTGTCGTGAAAATTATCTGTCACGTGGGATTCGTGTATTCCGAAGCCGAACGTTTTTTTACTCACCTTTCTCGTAATCCTATTTAAGGAAAATATtgacagttgataaataacGAAATACTATATTTTTACCGTATGAACAGGAATTAAAGAGTATTTCTGGAGAATCAAATGACCTTGAAATAAAACACCGAACATTCATGATTTTCACTCCAGAAGAAAAGGACGGTTTTTTCATCTAAAAGCTTTGCATGGCTTTGTGACTTTGCTTATTGTTAAGTCCGAAAAGTTCGATGTCAGTGAACAACAAACTCATGTTTTGGAAGACTTCGTTTGCGAAATCCATCCTTTAGGCAATTTTTAGAGTAAATCCACATGTTTGCAGATAGGCAGATCGCTAATAGATAAAAGTAATCATAATTTACCacatcttttctttctttggcgTCAACGGGCTTTTCGGCTTAACTCAGCAACTGTTACAAACACACCTTTCAATATTCATTATCCAAAAATATTTGATCCTTAAAGATAACAAGATTAGAGCATAGAATCTGAAATCACGGCATACATGAATGCGAAAATTTCAGGGGTTTTTCTTCCTGAATGCTAATGTTTTTCTGTCAAATTATGTGTACTTCGTTCTCGCAGGTAAATAGGGAGAATTTGCGACAAAAAGATTCAAGCTAGAAAAATACAGGTCACAAAACGATATTTAAAAAACTGATATATTAAAAACGATTTATAATGTTTTCAATATTCTTGCATGAAGTTCTGTGATGTGGAAGGAAAGACCGGCCTGCCGGCAGTTAATGATTCATTCATCATATTCAATCATATGTTGCAATCAACACACATCCGATAAATGTTCAGTATTGTCCGCAGTTTGAAGTGTTACTTGAGTGAAACCAATGCAAAAATTATGACAACACGCATAGCGCAGTTCTTGAAGACCAAAGTACTACTAAGTACTAACGTAACTTCGCGTTTCACTTGCCTTTTAACTGCTCTAAGCTGATTTCCATAATACAACAAGCGACGTTTCGTTTTTCTCTCTCTAGCAACGAATTACAGAGAACCAAATCAGTAAAAGTAATTCAGACACAAACTAGCTAAGGAATAAACTTTTCTTCCGGATTCCGAGTTTTTTTTGTCCATacttaaatgaaaggtgtttgAGGTAGGCGAAGATAAACAACATTTATCTCTTGAGAACGAAAATAACAACTACAACAGTTTGATGCCCAAACAACGGAATTATACCCAACACTGTACTTCAGATTTCAAATACGtggatgaatttgaaagaaCTTTTAATAATACAATAGAAGCATGTTGGAATTCAAGGAAGTGGTTAATTAAGGATTTTAAAAGAATGCGCACGATTGATTTACGAGGAGGTTTCATCCTTTCCTACATAGAGAGCATACTCTCACGTTGAGACGAGAAACCGATTGCAACTCGTTTAAAAAGTTTAACAGAAACCTATAATCACGAATACTCGTTGAACACTGCGGGATTGCTTCGAATGGCGATTGGTCAAAATATCTTGCATCTTTCCTTTTTCGCTTATTTTTGGCCACGCGTCACGTTTTCAGTTTGGAGTGGTTGCTTTGTGCTCGCGTTTCACATGTGGAACGTGTTGGGTTGTGCACCTGCGGTGATGGACGGTTGATTGACACAGCCACCTCTAACCGGAACTTCTGCAAGCGTCAAGAAACGGTTAAAAAACAACCTCGTTTTTTGTCGTTTGTCCAtcacgacaatggaggcagagaagagagccACTATGAACGAGGTTGAGGGAAAAATACCTCATTGCTGGTTGTTGTAATCCCCCGCGCGGAAAAATGAACAACAATCTCAATCGCAAGATAAATATTTATTTCACTATACAAAACAGTTCGTGCGACAAAAACGACCACGATAATCATAAATGAGTAGttatgaaaacaatgaaacttTGGGAAAACGAACTACAGTGTAGGCTCTGAGACAAGTACGAAGAAACTCACAGAAAATAGAAAAAGATAGTTACGATTTGTCTCTGGTACGGTTTCTGGGTCGATTAAGAGCGATTTCggtggtttttggttcctctttTTTTCCCTCTATGTATTCTTTTCAAGGTTGGCGACCGAGACGAAGCCGCCAAACGGAATCTCCGAAGGAAAAGGGCCATTAATTCGCTCCCAAGGCTTCGATCACCTAGAAATTCCACGTAGATCACGGACGATACCTCCGCTACCCATTCATCTTCTTCATAGTCGAGCCGCATTCGAGCCGCcaaactctgcaaacatttCCTTCGAGAGCTATCGGATGAGGCTTTATTCACAGGCCGCGTTACCGAAACCGTTGGAAGATCGCTTAGCGACCCGACCTAAAACTCACGATGGGTCACCACTGTGCCTATTGACCCATTGCGGGTCGCTAAGTGATCTTCCGGCTTGTGAATAAAGCCTCATCGGATGGCTCTCGAAGCACATCTTTGCAGAGTTTGGCGGCGAATTCCTTCTCAGTGTACAAGCGGCTCGACTGAAGAAGATGAATGGTTAGCAGAGATATCGTCCGTGTCCTACATGGAATTCCGAGGCGATCGAAGCCTTAGGAGCGAATTTATGGCCCTTTTCTTTCGGTGATTCCGTTCGGCGGCTTCGCCTCGGTCCCCAACATTGGAAAAGAACATATAGAAGGAAAGTAAGAGGAACCCAAAACTACCCAATCGCTCTTAATTAATCGCCCAGAAACCGTACCAGACACAAAGGCACACATACATTCAActtgggttacctgtggtatcAGTGGAGCGGTAATTTTTGAGTGATAAaccaattttgaaacaaaccagCATCCTGCCAATCCAAACTCTCCATTTTTCATGGGGCCAGGAATTTCTCGTGACAAAATTCACACAACACAAGACAAAATACACACGAAACAGATGAGACAgtaaatgacatgaaaaaacTGACACCGACTTTGTATCACAATATCAACCATAAAAATTTATGCCTCATGCAACACTAGATTTAACAAGTTACAACTTCTTCGGCAGCGGGAGGAAATAAGGCAGGCGCGGCTCCGAATTCCAAAACAAACatttaagtaagtaagtaagtaagtaagtaagtaagtaattttatttaaacacaTATCGCATATGAGCGATAGCTCGTTTAAATGCAAATGTGTCAAAAATTACAATGTGATAATTAAGAtaatcttacatgtacaagtaatgagtgaaaaataagaaataagaatTAAATCGACTGAAATGAATAATAAcctattacaataatcaataattcaataaaagaaaatattggtAATTAGACTGTCTATTTACAAAAAATACAGCTGCAGTCATACGATGAAGACAATTGTATGTTTTGCAAGTTCTTCCGAAATGTAGAAAGGGATTCTGACATCCTTATTTTGTCTGGTAGATTGTTCCATTGTTTACTAGCCTGGTACGTGAAAGAATGTTTTTCTGTTCAACATTCTGGCAGTACTGATTTCTTTGCTGATCTTTTAGAAATTGGTGGGCATATGCTAACAATGCAAACATATTCAACAAAGATTTCCCTACATTGCTCATATGAAGAATAATTTCTCAAACCTCCAGGCTCTTGGCAAGTAAATTCATCTAATATTAgaatacgttttttttttacttaatgTATTCAGTATTAGATTTAGAAGAAAAATTATCTGCATTACAGAGAAATTACATTAAGGTGGGAGAGCCATGTGTGCTTACCAACCTAACAAGGAAGCCTGCCAGGGCTATACtggcagagagtttcatctttcAGAAGattttacaaaataatcaaGCTGCGCAGGGAAGgtgattattattaattaaggCAAGACAGCCACTGATCCTCCATGTTGGAATTTTGGATCATGAATGGACAATTACTTTATACAATAAAACAACaccttaaaaaaagaaactaatatAAAAGAGTAAAGGAAGACTTACATAAGCAAGTATAGatataaaaatttgaaacactCTTCAGCTATCATTTCTGCATTCCAACAAATATTACTGTTTTTTGGTTAACAACAAGCACTCAAAGCCGCTGGAATACAAAGTGCAGTAGCTTTCTTTGCTTGGCAAGACAGAGCAAGAACAGGGACTGTGGAGAGGGAGGGGCACCCCCACTTTCCTCCTACACCTTGCCCCTCACCCCACAAACTTCTGTGACCACTACTAaaacctccccccccccccccccccccccaatttgaAATGTGCTCAGTGGCCCCCGAAGAAAGATATTACACGATCCAAATACGGAGTAAACTAAAATCCCAGCATCATTGTTGAACTAAGACACAGTCTGCCAATGCGTAAATGATCAGGTTGACTTTCAACCGGCCTTCAAAAGAAAGTCTGTGTGAATGATGTAACAGTGATGTAGGCATCAATACTTTGGTAATACTTGACACTCAATAAGATCTTGGGTCATAGAAATGCACTAGGATTGGCTCTTGGATCTTTCAGATGCCGATAGCGGAATGCCATATAAAAGCCAAGAAACTAGAAGAGAATAAGAGTGTTAAACAATCTCTCTAACGACATGTGCAAATTGCACATCTCGAATCATGTGACAGTACCAGAGGGACACCAACatgcaaatgaaagttttcCAATGAGACAATTCCCAAAACATGGTGGCAGGATCTGTATTGGGACAAACAGCCATAAATCTTGAGAGGACAAATGATACATTACTGACAAATCTGGCTTTGAGACTTTTTTCTTTGGGTCGCAATTTTCCTCCACACCCACCAGACTTCATTTGCCAGTATCTTACCCacatatttgttttgttttttccttttctctatAATTCCTTTTAGTCCATTTATGACTGTTATATAATTTGCTTTCTTCACCACCAAACCATGCCAATACCAAGATGCAAGACTGGAATATTTAACCAATTGAATCGATGCATGTGTGTTTGTTTGAATACTTTGCATAATAAGTAGTTGAATTGTTTCCTTTGCAAATGAAACACAACCAGCTAATTTCATTCACCTCTGAAGTGTTTTCCAGAGGCAAAAAATGTACAGTCATGAAAATTATGATTGTATCATCGGTTCAaacacctaaactcaaatattcaTCGTTGCTAATAGAAATCTCCCTatccaaagcaaacaaatatcagcattgttacccagaatttCCCTTTTTCTTTGCTGTGCAAGCCACacaaacttggcagaactagcagtaatttggaccgaccaccgtgatgtgagaggcatgggtctatcgTAGTCTCGATTTtacatcacaaactgctttgccttcctgttttcaaagaaattttgcattacAAAGCAGTTTGTGAGGTAAAATCGTGAATAGACaaatgcctctcacatcacggttgtgggtccaaattactgcaagttttgataactttgcacgtcttgcccggcagataaaaagcaaaattttgaggtaagaatgtTAATTGaatttaagtctcaaggttactTAGCCGAGCATGAATGCTCCACTAATTGGGGAGAGactacaaatcaaatcaaatgctggtttttgaggagagaggaaaaacagagtacccagggaaaaacctctcggagcagagcagAGActtaacaaactcaacccacatatggcgtcgaATCGGGGAATCAATCCCAGGCGGAATGACTATTCTGGGGGATctagggggtgaagggtaccatagctaaaacctaaccctaaccctttacaaaaatgctaactaggcctaaacattatcttTTAAGCATAGTGTTTACGCCTAAGGTTACAACTTTAGCATTTCTGtaaagttttgggttgtttcagccaTTGTACCCATCACCTCCTACTCCCACCCCTACCCCCTTTACCCCCTTGAATAGTCATGccaaacctgggccacattggtggaaggcgagtgctctcaccactacgccacccctgtgctctcaccactacaccacccctgtgctctcaccactacaccacccaTGCTTTGCTTCTGGTGGAGGGATTAATAATGTAGATGCAAAATGCTTTAGTTTAATAGCAGCACTTTCATGGTTCCCTTATTCGCTTGAGTAAGTGTTACCTGCACTGACAAGGTACTCACCAG
Encoded here:
- the LOC138012628 gene encoding neuroligin-4, Y-linked-like, encoding MWYESVILATISCVFTRGGHFLVQSAAAEPVVDTKYGSIQGVIRHFPNINKPIKSVNKFLGIPYAASPTGHLRFMAPEKPRAWKPDVYNASFYRSMCIQPPDYLFWRDFSHPESEDCLYLNVFTPVRSNSTSAEDLYPVMVYIHGGGYEIGTPAVSPGDVIPLWGVALVTIQYRLGPLGFATTGDSMAPGNYGMLDQLEALKWVQENIQAFGGDKSKVTIFGESAGGSSVGLLIMSPLSKNLFHHAIAMSGCELSPYAFGDKTAAISHTKKLASNLGCSTDESSEIIDCLRSVEARKLLIGNNANIWRPVVDGSFLTDTPEELRKSGKFNRVTMMAGFTSQEGSFFFSTLINNVTSKNIRFKTKKALTYILNKYGQTWKEDSKISETLLDAVVFMNTPWPYENDVNKVRRGFADTVTDSCVAEPAHSSLLYHSEVKATYMYEFAHLSKLNPAAHWLGVQHKDDTPYQFGFPLMNLTVLQTYDEADRNVSETIITLFTNFAKYGNPTPQPVRGASWERFNSSNRAYLRIEEPLGMAVNYYPARMAFWGDYSKKLMANKSCPFVAAMSRGSSEFQSATVQYSLVVLLLFLNLV